The genome window TCTCTGTAACGTTAATAATACGTCTCACAGTCCGATCTCTAATTCTTGTCCTCAGCTGGACAGAAATTACATCCATACTGGTGATTAACGAGCGGGGAATGTTCATTGGCTCAGCCTCTAACCGATGGATTACCGATTCAACTGAGTCAGCATGAATGGAACTAAGTCCCCCGTGACCAGTAGCTACTGCTTGGAATAGAGTGAAAGCCTCAGCTCCCCGAATCTCCCCGACAATTATGTAGTCTGGGCGTTGTCTAAACGAGGCTTTCAATAAATCAAACAATGTGATTTCAGCGGGTCCGCCTTCCGCTCCGGCCCCGAATCCAGTTCGAGATACAGCCGCAACCCAGTTCTCATGCGGCAAGTTCAGCTCCGGCGTGTCCTCGATAGTAACAACTTTTAATTCTGGTCGAATGAACATAGCTAAACAGTTAAGGGATGTAGTTTTTCCTGAAGCCGTTCCCCCGGCAACGAGAATCGAAGCCTTGTTCTCAATGGCAAACCAGAAGAAAGCCGCCATCTCAGCTGAAACCGTATTTAAGATTATAAGGTCGGTTATGGTTAACGGGTCTGCACGAAACTTCCTCACCGTAAATGTGCTGCCCCTCTGAGTGACTTCCTTACTAAAGGTTAGTTGCACGCGGCTTCCGTCTGGAAGAGCAGCGTCAACTACTGGCTGAGCGATGGAGATATGTCGACCCGAAAGATAAGCTAACTTAATGACGAAGGTGTCGAGCTCATCGGGACTCTCACAGAGGACGTTTGTCGGAATTGACTCGTATTCCCGATGCCAAATGTAGATTGGAACCCCAGGTCCGTCACATGAAATGTCTTCAATCATGTGATCTCGCATTAGAGGGTCTATTTTTCCAAGATAAATGAAGTCCCGAGCGATATAATACAGTATCTTACCTAACGATTCCTCAGCGATTTTAATCCTATAGGTTTTAATGAGTTTTCGGACCTTTTCTTTGAGGTACTGCTCTGCCTTCTCTTTGGAGTCTAACATATTTAGATCGACATCGAGTTCTTGTACAAGAATTTCCTTGATTCGTTTGATCGCTTGCTTCTCTTCCTCAAGCAAGGCAGGTTCAATTACGATATACTTCATCAATCCGGAACTTGGGTCCCGAGTGATCGCAGCATAGGCGTACGGTTCGTTAAGTGGATACACTTCTCGGAAAGTTTGGGGAAGAGTTTCTACTACTTTGGGTCCTTCTAGGACTGCAGTTTCAGCAGTCCTAACCGACTCAGCCGAAGGGGACGCTTTCTTTTTCCACTTCCACAACTGGATCATGTTTTCATATACTCCAGTTACATGCTACTTAAGAACTCTCTTGGATAAACATGTTCCTCCGGATAATCAACTTAAATTGATTGCCAACCAAAATAAGAAGTCTCCTAAGAATAGGGCTGTCAAAAATCCGACAGTAATGTATACCAACATCGGTAATGCTGGAGTTGCCCATAACTCGTTAGGTAACGCCCCATTAGCAATGAGATGTTTAATTTTTCCGAAATCTGCTTGTTGGTCACTTGCTTTAACAAATGGAGCCAGTCGCCGTTTAATTTTGCCGTCAGATAGTTCAATTATACGCTCAACAAGCTGATAAGTTGGATTTTTTTCTAGCGATTCAATTTTTAACTTCTTCGCAGTAAATAACACTAACATCTTTTTTAAAACCGATTCGCCTTCAAACCCATTAAAAAATTCCCTACCCGACTTAAGCTTCCACGCTATATTCGAAACCAGTATAAAAACTGCAGTTAACGATGCGAGCATCGCCGCATAGAATAACACAGAGATCGGGAAAAAAGGCGAGGCAACGCTCAGCAATGGCTGAAAAATCTTTGGATAAACAGGGACAGCTATAGAGAGGCAGATCAATGCCTTTGCATCTGCCCCCCCGAAAAGACCCAAATAGAAAGTGATTACAGCTAACACTGAAGTAACAGCAAATGAAAATAACATTAACCAAAGAACTGACATATTATTAGTCAGCATTACGTTTACTGTTGTAAGTATTAGAGCTATAGGAGCAAACATAATCCAAACCTTGTTAGAAACCTCCCGCGTCTTAAAGTCCTTTAAAGCGGCGAAGCCTAGAAAGCAGAAAGCCGTTATTACTCGTATGAGATCGATAAAGATTATCGATACCAACAAGTATACCCTCCAAATTGACTCTCTATTCGCCTCTTATTAGTGACATCCTCCCACGGCTAAAGTGCGTGGGTTCTCTGGCTAACTTTGATAAGTTACCTCTTCCAAGTTAAAACATCTCTCCAAAAACTTCTTGAACCCTCTTTCCCAAGAGGTGAGAAACCAACAGGCCATAGGATTTTCAGAAAAAGTTTATAAAATTTTATATTGATTTATAACAAAGTGACAGGCCTTGTTGAAGTCTGTTCGGAAGTATAAAACTGTGGCAATACCCATTAGGCTTTGGAAAGAGATATCCCGCGTGGTCGAGTTCACCGGGATGTACAACAGCGAGG of Candidatus Bathyarchaeota archaeon contains these proteins:
- a CDS encoding prepilin peptidase, producing MVSIIFIDLIRVITAFCFLGFAALKDFKTREVSNKVWIMFAPIALILTTVNVMLTNNMSVLWLMLFSFAVTSVLAVITFYLGLFGGADAKALICLSIAVPVYPKIFQPLLSVASPFFPISVLFYAAMLASLTAVFILVSNIAWKLKSGREFFNGFEGESVLKKMLVLFTAKKLKIESLEKNPTYQLVERIIELSDGKIKRRLAPFVKASDQQADFGKIKHLIANGALPNELWATPALPMLVYITVGFLTALFLGDFLFWLAINLS
- a CDS encoding type II/IV secretion system ATPase subunit, which encodes MIQLWKWKKKASPSAESVRTAETAVLEGPKVVETLPQTFREVYPLNEPYAYAAITRDPSSGLMKYIVIEPALLEEEKQAIKRIKEILVQELDVDLNMLDSKEKAEQYLKEKVRKLIKTYRIKIAEESLGKILYYIARDFIYLGKIDPLMRDHMIEDISCDGPGVPIYIWHREYESIPTNVLCESPDELDTFVIKLAYLSGRHISIAQPVVDAALPDGSRVQLTFSKEVTQRGSTFTVRKFRADPLTITDLIILNTVSAEMAAFFWFAIENKASILVAGGTASGKTTSLNCLAMFIRPELKVVTIEDTPELNLPHENWVAAVSRTGFGAGAEGGPAEITLFDLLKASFRQRPDYIIVGEIRGAEAFTLFQAVATGHGGLSSIHADSVESVIHRLEAEPMNIPRSLITSMDVISVQLRTRIRDRTVRRIINVTEIVGLDSRTNELLTNEAFRWNMKTDTFQYSGRSYLLEKIMKLAAYSPEYVKEELERRKVVLEWMAKTGIRRYMDVAQMVRKYYIDPKRVYEQAKLGLFM